A single region of the Microtus ochrogaster isolate Prairie Vole_2 chromosome 2, MicOch1.0, whole genome shotgun sequence genome encodes:
- the Rtp1 gene encoding receptor-transporting protein 1: MRIFRPWRLRCPALHLPSFPTFSLKWSLPSLAPDEDMCKSVTTGEWKKVFYEKMEEVKPADSWDFIIDPNLKHNVLAPGWKQYLELHASGRFHCSWCWHTWQSPHVVILFHMYLDRAQRAGSVRMRVFKQLCYECGTARLDESSMLEENIESLVDNLITSLREQCYGERGGHYRIHVASRQDNRRHRGEFCEACQEGIVHWKPSEKLLEEEANTYTFSRAPSPTKPQAEAGSGCNFCSIPWCLFWATVLLLIIYLQFSFRSSF; this comes from the exons ATGAGGATTTTTAGACCGTGGAGACTACGCTGCCCTGCCCTGCACTTGCCCTCATTCCCCACGTTCTCTCTAAAGTGGAGCTTGCCTTCTCTCGCCCCCGACGAGGACATGTGTAAGAGTGTGACCACAGGTGAGTGGAAGAAGGTCTTCTATGAGAAGATGGAGGAGGTCAAGCCAGCTGACAGCTGGGACTTCATCATAGACCCCAACCTCAAGCACAATGTGTTGGCCCCTGGCTGGAAGCAGTACCTGGAACTTCACGCCTCAGGCAG GTTCCACTGCTCCTGGTGCTGGCACACCTGGCAGTCGCCCCATGTAGTCATCCTCTTCCACATGTACCTGGACCGTGCCCAGCGCGCTGGTTCTGTGCGCATGCGCGTGTTCAAGCAGCTGTGCTACGAATGCGGCACGGCGCGGCTGGATGAATCCAGCATGCTGGAGGAGAACATCGAAAGCCTGGTGGACAACCTCATCACCAGCCTTCGCGAGCAGTGCTACGGGGAGCGCGGGGGCCACTATCGCATCCACGTGGCCAGTCGCCAGGACAACCGGCGACACCGCGGCGAGTTCTGCGAGGCCTGCCAGGAAGGTATCGTGCACTGGAAGCCCAGCGAGaagctgctggaggaggaggcgAACACCTACACCTTCTCCCGTGCGCCCAGCCCCACCAAGCCACAGGCCGAAGCCGGCTCAGGCTGCAACTTCTGCTCCATCCCCTGGTGCTTATTTTGGGCTACCGTCCTGCTGCTCATAATCTACCTGCAATTCTCCTTCCGTAGTTCTTTCTAA